The genomic window GAAAAATTCGACATCACAGAAGAAAAAGTAAGGTTAGACAATCATTTAGATTACTTCATTAAAACCCTGAACTCTGATGATTCTAACGGAAAAAAACTAGGCTTTATCTCTCAAGAAATTGGTAGAGAAATCAATACTATTGGCTCAAAATCAAACTATGCACCTATGCAAAAGCTCGTGGTACAAATGAAGGATGAGCTCGAAAAAATAAAGGAACAGTTATTGAATGTGCTTTAATTAAAAACAAATCTACGTGTCTAAAGAAGAATTAAAAAAACAAGGCAAGCTTATTGTATTTTCGGCACCTTCTGGTTCTGGTAAAACCACAATTGTTCGTCATTTATTAAAACAACCCGAATTAAATTTAGAGTTTTCAATATCTGCCACCTCTCGTGAACCTCGTGGTAACGAAGTGCATGGTAAAGATTATTATTACCTCTCGCTAAAAGAATTTAAAAATAAGATTAAGAACGATGAGTTTTTAGAGTGGGAAGAAGTTTATAGAGACAACTTTTACGGCACATTAAAAGCTGAAGTTGAACGTATTTGGGCAAAAGGCAAACACGTTATTTTTGATATTGATGTATCTGGTGGCCTACGTATAAAACGAAAATTTCCAGAGCAAACCTTAGCAGTTTTTGTAAAACCACCAGACTTAAACGAATTGGTGAGACGTCTTAAAGAACGTGGTGAAGAAAGTCCAGAAAAAATAAGTATGCGTGTTGCAAAGGCACCTGCAGAGTTAGCAACTGCTCCGCTTTTTGATGAAATTGTAGTGAACTCTAATTTGGAAGAAGCACTAGAAAACGCATATAAGTTAGTTTCTGATTTTATAAACAAATAACATGAAGGTTGGATTGTATTTTGGCACATTTAACCCAATACACATTGGTCATTTAACGATTGCAAACCACCTTGCTGAACACAGTGATTTAGACCAAATTTGGTTTGTAGTAACACCTCAAAGTCCGTTTAAGAAAAAAAACAGTATGCTCGATAATAGACAGCGTTATGAAATGGTTTACCGAGCAACAAAAGACTATGATAAATTAAAACCAAGTGATATAGAATTTGGGTTAAAACAACCCAACTACACCATAGATACGCTAACTTATCTTGAAGAAAAATTCCCAGATTATGAATTTGCCCTAATCATGGGAGAAGACAATTTAAAAAGTTTTCATAAATGGAAAAATTATGAGTTAATACTAGAGAACTATAGCGTTTATGTATATCCTCGTATATCTGAAGGCAAAACAGATACTCAGTTTAAAGATCACCCAAAAATTCACCATGTAGATGCACCTATTATGGAATTATCTTCAACATTTATTAGAAATTCTATTAAAGAAGGTAAAAACGTTCGTCCTATGTTACCTCACTCAGTTTGGGAATATATTGACGAAATGAATTTTTACAAATAAGCTTCCTTATTTCCAAGTATTAGAAATGATAAAAAGCATTTTCCAAGTGCTCAATGTTATAGGTTTTGTTCTCTTTAACGATAGCAATAATATCAAACCTAACCTCAACATCTAAGTCGTTTTCAGTGACATATTCGTCAACTGCTTTCACCAGGTTTTTAATTTGCTTTGGCTTTACAAAATCTTGAGGATTTCCAAAATCTAACGAACTTCTTGTTTTTACTTCAACTATTGCCAAAACATCACCTTTTTGAGCAATAATATCTACTTCGGCTTTATCAAAACGGTAATTACGTTCTACAATATCATAGCTATTTTCGATTAGAAATTCTACTGCT from Winogradskyella sp. MH6 includes these protein-coding regions:
- the gmk gene encoding guanylate kinase, with protein sequence MSKEELKKQGKLIVFSAPSGSGKTTIVRHLLKQPELNLEFSISATSREPRGNEVHGKDYYYLSLKEFKNKIKNDEFLEWEEVYRDNFYGTLKAEVERIWAKGKHVIFDIDVSGGLRIKRKFPEQTLAVFVKPPDLNELVRRLKERGEESPEKISMRVAKAPAELATAPLFDEIVVNSNLEEALENAYKLVSDFINK
- the nadD gene encoding nicotinate (nicotinamide) nucleotide adenylyltransferase translates to MKVGLYFGTFNPIHIGHLTIANHLAEHSDLDQIWFVVTPQSPFKKKNSMLDNRQRYEMVYRATKDYDKLKPSDIEFGLKQPNYTIDTLTYLEEKFPDYEFALIMGEDNLKSFHKWKNYELILENYSVYVYPRISEGKTDTQFKDHPKIHHVDAPIMELSSTFIRNSIKEGKNVRPMLPHSVWEYIDEMNFYK
- a CDS encoding YraN family protein; translated protein: MAQHNELGKKGEQLAVEFLIENSYDIVERNYRFDKAEVDIIAQKGDVLAIVEVKTRSSLDFGNPQDFVKPKQIKNLVKAVDEYVTENDLDVEVRFDIIAIVKENKTYNIEHLENAFYHF